One segment of Poecile atricapillus isolate bPoeAtr1 chromosome 5, bPoeAtr1.hap1, whole genome shotgun sequence DNA contains the following:
- the PTPRN gene encoding receptor-type tyrosine-protein phosphatase-like N isoform X1, with translation MGRRLLRALLCLLLLAGRGQLRDGAAAATAAHGCLFDRRLCSPQEVCVQDGLFGQCQVGSVQDRPYFQVTSPVLQRLQDVLRHLMAQGLSWQDGITQYVISQEMERIPRLRLPPSLEPVARDRFLPLRSEPRRAPLAPDPGLPAAQHLEQPTPLLLSPLVQRYLEHVLLPSPPQLGYEEALLNPYSYHKFGYQDGAHQHPGSSARQSSQTSSLLGRVPAQTLFGAGPVPSYGGQPGVDGGHLFQDLGMLSLPREKAGRPDPASTRLQHSLRLPSDYRNMEEREQQAPLAAQPPSAQTDAALKRLASLLASYGLGLPELSPQQISSLSTLLQLLQSSGVTGPEVPTAKRVGLQQGDAGGGAMPQVMEGNMQHGEEPVPPSSTVPTPKIPASSSPGDGTKGRAAPSPAPQAEPQQGHSGDALSPGKHIVVEKKSYTEMKDSGAQQGMRPLDEYGYIITDQKPLGLAAGVQLLELLAKHLHLSTASFINISVVGPALTFRIRQNPQNFSLADVARQTEQVKGELEHELGLKIVQTGVGERNEAAAYSRPSRFGDGFHSVLLTFIALACLAVIAIAVSAAFCLRRHAKQREKERLAALGPEGAGDTTFEYQELCRQHMAAKSLFGRTEAPAAPAETSRVSSVSSQFSDAPQPSPSSHSSTPSWCEEPVQSNMDISTGHMILAYMEDHLRNRDRLAKEWQALCAYQAEPSICSIAQSEANLKKNRNPDYVPYDHVRIKLKAESNPSRSDFINASPIIEHDPRMPAYIATQGPLSHTIADFWQMVWEHGCTVIVMLSPLAEDSVKQCDRYWPDEGSSLYHIYEVNLVSEHIWCEDFLVRSFYLKNVQSQETRTLTQFHFLSWPAEGIPTTTRPLLDFRRKVNKCYRGRSCPIIVHCSDGAGRTGTYILVDMVLNRMAKAPLSPSAPGVKEIDIAATLEHIRDQRPGMVQTKDQFEFALTAVAEEVNAILKALPQ, from the exons ATGGGGCGGCGGCTCCTCCGGGcgctcctctgcctcctcctcctggccgGCCGCGGGCAGCTGCGTgacggcgccgccgccgccaccgccgcacACG gCTGCCTGTTTGACCGAAGGCTGTGCTCCCCGCAGGAGGTGTGTGTGCAGG ATGGGCTGTTTGGGCAGTGCCAGGTGGGCTCCGTGCAGGACAGACCCTACTTCCAGGTCACATCTCCTGTGCTCCAGCGTCTGCAGGATGTCTTGCGGCATCTCATGGCACAAG GGCTCTCGTGGCAGGATGGCATCACCCAGTATGTGATCTCTCAGGAGATGGAGCGCATCCCCCGCCTCCGCCTGCCACCCTCGCTGGAGCCGGTGGCCAGGGACAG GTTCCTGCCTCTCCGCAGCGAGCCCCGGCGAGCCCCACTAGCCCCAGACCCTGgccttccagcagctcagcattTGGAGCAGCCCACACCACTGCTGCTTTCCCCTCTGGTGCAGCGCTACCTGGAGCACGTCCTGctgccctccccaccccagctgGGCTACGAAGAGGCTCTTCTCAATCCTTACTCCTACCACAAG TTCGGCTATCAGGATGGTGCTCACCAGCATCCCGGCAGCTCAGCCAGGCAGAGCTCTCAGACCTCCTCACTGCTGGGCCGGGTCCCTGCCCAGACCCTTTTTGGGGCTGGCCCTGTGCCCTCCTATGGCGGGCAGCCAGGAGTGGATGGGGGGCATCTTTTCCAGGACTTGGGCATGCTTTCCCTGCCCAGAGAGAAGGCTGGCCGCCCGGaccctgccagcaccaggctTCAGCACAGCTTGCGGCTCCCCAGTGACTACAGAAACAtggaggagagggagcagcaAGCACCCCTGgctgcccagccaccctctgcaCAGACGG ATGCTGCCCTGAAGAGACTGGCTTCTCTCCTGGCCAGCTATGGCCTGGGGCTGCCAGAACTGAGTCCCCAGCAGATAAGCAGCCTATCCaccctcctccagctgctccagagctctg GTGTTACTGGCCCTGAAGTGCCCACAGCAAAACGAGTGGGTTTGCAGCAGGGTGATGCTGGAGGAGGTGCCATGCCACAG gtGATGGAGGGGAACATGCAGCATGGAGAGGAGCCAGTGCCCCCTTCCTCCACAGTGCCAACGCCCAaaatcccagccagcagctctccaggggATGGAACAAAGGGCAGGGCAGCACCTTCACCGGCTCCCCAGGCTgagccacagcagggacacagtgGGGATGCTCTCAGCCCTGGAAAGCACATTGTGGTGGAGAAGAAGAGCTACACAGAGATGAAGGACAGTGGGGCACAGCAGGGCATGCGGCCACTAGATGAATATGGCTATATCATCACAGACCAGAA ACccctggggctggctgctggtgtgcagctgctggagctcctaGCCAAGCACCTCCACCTCTCCACCGCCAGCTTCATCAACATCAG CGTTGTGGGTCCTGCGCTTACCTTCCGCATCCGACAGAACCCCCAGAACTTTTCACTGGCAGATGTGGCCAGACAGACTG AGCAAGTgaagggagagctggagcacgAGCTGGGCCTGAAGATTGTGCAAACCGGAGTGGGAGAG CGAAATGAGGCTGCTGCCTACTCACGCCCATCCCGCTTTGGGGATGGCTTCCACTCGGTGCTGCTGACCTTCATCGCACTGGCCTGCCTGGCTGTCATTGCCATCGCAGTGTCTGCGGCCTTCTGCCTCCGGCGCCATGCCAAGCAGCGGGAGAAGGAGCGCCTGGCTGCCCTGGGGCCGGAGGGTGCTGGCGACACCACCTTCGAGTACCAG gagctgtgccGCCAGCACATGGCTGCCAAGTCTCTCTTTGGCCGCACTGAGGCACCGGCAGCACCAGCGGAGACTTCGAGGGTCAGCAGTGTCTCGTCCCAGTTCAGCGACGctccacagcccagccccagctcccacagcagcacacCCTCCTGGTGCGAGGAGCCTGTCCAGTCCAACATGGACATCTCCACCGGACACATGATCCTG GCCTATATGGAGGACCACCTCCGAAACAGGGACCGGCTGGCCAAGGAGTGGCAGGCGCTCTGTGCCTACCAAGCTGAGCCCAGCATCTGCTCCATTGCCCAGAGTGAAGCCAACCTGAAGAAGAACCGCAACCCCGACTATGTGCCCT ATGATCACGTACGAATCAAGCTGAAAGCCGAGAGCAACCCATCCCGCAGTGACTTCATCAATGCCAGTCCAATC ATTGAACATGACCCACGGATGCCAGCGTACATTGCCACACAGGGGCCGCTGTCCCACACCATTGCTGACTTCTGGCAG ATGGTGTGGGAACATGGCTGCACCGTCATTGTCATGCTGAGCCCCCTGGCCGAGGACAGTGTCAAGCAGTGTGACCGCTACTGGCCGGATGAAGGCTCCTCTCTTTACCACATTTATGAG GTGAACCTGGTATCAGAGCACATCTGGTGCGAGGATTTCCTGGTGCGCAGCTTCTACCTGAAAAATGTGCAGTCGCAGGAAACCCGCACCCTGACGCAGTTCCACTTCCTCAGCTGGCCGGCCGAGGGCATCCCCACCACCACCCGGCCCCTCCTTGACTTCCGCAG GAAGGTGAACAAGTGCTACCGGGGTCGCTCCTGCCCCATTATCGTGCACTGCAG TGATGGTGCAGGCAGGACTGGGACATACATCCTTGTTGACATGGTCCTGAACCGCATGGCCAAAG cacccctctctccctctgccccagggGTGAAGGAGATAGACATAGCTGCTACACTGGAGCACATCCGAGATCAGCGGCCTGGTATGGTGCAGACCAAG gaccAGTTTGAGTTTGCACTGACGGCTGTGGCCGAGGAAGTGAATGCCATCCTGAAGGCACTGCCGCAGTGA
- the PTPRN gene encoding receptor-type tyrosine-protein phosphatase-like N isoform X3 produces MGRRLLRALLCLLLLAGRGQLRDGAAAATAAHGCLFDRRLCSPQEVCVQDGLFGQCQVGSVQDRPYFQVTSPVLQRLQDVLRHLMAQGLSWQDGITQYVISQEMERIPRLRLPPSLEPVARDRFLPLRSEPRRAPLAPDPGLPAAQHLEQPTPLLLSPLVQRYLEHVLLPSPPQLGYEEALLNPYSYHKFGYQDGAHQHPGSSARQSSQTSSLLGRVPAQTLFGAGPVPSYGGQPGVDGGHLFQDLGMLSLPREKAGRPDPASTRLQHSLRLPSDYRNMEEREQQAPLAAQPPSAQTDAALKRLASLLASYGLGLPELSPQQISSLSTLLQLLQSSGVTGPEVPTAKRVGLQQGDAGGGAMPQVMEGNMQHGEEPVPPSSTVPTPKIPASSSPGDGTKGRAAPSPAPQAEPQQGHSGDALSPGKHIVVEKKSYTEMKDSGAQQGMRPLDEYGYIITDQKPLGLAAGVQLLELLAKHLHLSTASFINISVVGPALTFRIRQNPQNFSLADVARQTEQVKGELEHELGLKIVQTGVGERNEAAAYSRPSRFGDGFHSVLLTFIALACLAVIAIAVSAAFCLRRHAKQREKERLAALGPEGAGDTTFEYQELCRQHMAAKSLFGRTEAPAAPAETSRVSSVSSQFSDAPQPSPSSHSSTPSWCEEPVQSNMDISTGHMILAYMEDHLRNRDRLAKEWQALCAYQAEPSICSIAQSEANLKKNRNPDYVPYDHVRIKLKAESNPSRSDFINASPIIEHDPRMPAYIATQGPLSHTIADFWQMVWEHGCTVIVMLSPLAEDSVKQCDRYWPDEGSSLYHIYEVNLVSEHIWCEDFLVRSFYLKNVQSQETRTLTQFHFLSWPAEGIPTTTRPLLDFRRKVNKCYRGRSCPIIVHCSDGAGRTGTYILVDMVLNRMAKGVKEIDIAATLEHIRDQRPGMVQTKDQFEFALTAVAEEVNAILKALPQ; encoded by the exons ATGGGGCGGCGGCTCCTCCGGGcgctcctctgcctcctcctcctggccgGCCGCGGGCAGCTGCGTgacggcgccgccgccgccaccgccgcacACG gCTGCCTGTTTGACCGAAGGCTGTGCTCCCCGCAGGAGGTGTGTGTGCAGG ATGGGCTGTTTGGGCAGTGCCAGGTGGGCTCCGTGCAGGACAGACCCTACTTCCAGGTCACATCTCCTGTGCTCCAGCGTCTGCAGGATGTCTTGCGGCATCTCATGGCACAAG GGCTCTCGTGGCAGGATGGCATCACCCAGTATGTGATCTCTCAGGAGATGGAGCGCATCCCCCGCCTCCGCCTGCCACCCTCGCTGGAGCCGGTGGCCAGGGACAG GTTCCTGCCTCTCCGCAGCGAGCCCCGGCGAGCCCCACTAGCCCCAGACCCTGgccttccagcagctcagcattTGGAGCAGCCCACACCACTGCTGCTTTCCCCTCTGGTGCAGCGCTACCTGGAGCACGTCCTGctgccctccccaccccagctgGGCTACGAAGAGGCTCTTCTCAATCCTTACTCCTACCACAAG TTCGGCTATCAGGATGGTGCTCACCAGCATCCCGGCAGCTCAGCCAGGCAGAGCTCTCAGACCTCCTCACTGCTGGGCCGGGTCCCTGCCCAGACCCTTTTTGGGGCTGGCCCTGTGCCCTCCTATGGCGGGCAGCCAGGAGTGGATGGGGGGCATCTTTTCCAGGACTTGGGCATGCTTTCCCTGCCCAGAGAGAAGGCTGGCCGCCCGGaccctgccagcaccaggctTCAGCACAGCTTGCGGCTCCCCAGTGACTACAGAAACAtggaggagagggagcagcaAGCACCCCTGgctgcccagccaccctctgcaCAGACGG ATGCTGCCCTGAAGAGACTGGCTTCTCTCCTGGCCAGCTATGGCCTGGGGCTGCCAGAACTGAGTCCCCAGCAGATAAGCAGCCTATCCaccctcctccagctgctccagagctctg GTGTTACTGGCCCTGAAGTGCCCACAGCAAAACGAGTGGGTTTGCAGCAGGGTGATGCTGGAGGAGGTGCCATGCCACAG gtGATGGAGGGGAACATGCAGCATGGAGAGGAGCCAGTGCCCCCTTCCTCCACAGTGCCAACGCCCAaaatcccagccagcagctctccaggggATGGAACAAAGGGCAGGGCAGCACCTTCACCGGCTCCCCAGGCTgagccacagcagggacacagtgGGGATGCTCTCAGCCCTGGAAAGCACATTGTGGTGGAGAAGAAGAGCTACACAGAGATGAAGGACAGTGGGGCACAGCAGGGCATGCGGCCACTAGATGAATATGGCTATATCATCACAGACCAGAA ACccctggggctggctgctggtgtgcagctgctggagctcctaGCCAAGCACCTCCACCTCTCCACCGCCAGCTTCATCAACATCAG CGTTGTGGGTCCTGCGCTTACCTTCCGCATCCGACAGAACCCCCAGAACTTTTCACTGGCAGATGTGGCCAGACAGACTG AGCAAGTgaagggagagctggagcacgAGCTGGGCCTGAAGATTGTGCAAACCGGAGTGGGAGAG CGAAATGAGGCTGCTGCCTACTCACGCCCATCCCGCTTTGGGGATGGCTTCCACTCGGTGCTGCTGACCTTCATCGCACTGGCCTGCCTGGCTGTCATTGCCATCGCAGTGTCTGCGGCCTTCTGCCTCCGGCGCCATGCCAAGCAGCGGGAGAAGGAGCGCCTGGCTGCCCTGGGGCCGGAGGGTGCTGGCGACACCACCTTCGAGTACCAG gagctgtgccGCCAGCACATGGCTGCCAAGTCTCTCTTTGGCCGCACTGAGGCACCGGCAGCACCAGCGGAGACTTCGAGGGTCAGCAGTGTCTCGTCCCAGTTCAGCGACGctccacagcccagccccagctcccacagcagcacacCCTCCTGGTGCGAGGAGCCTGTCCAGTCCAACATGGACATCTCCACCGGACACATGATCCTG GCCTATATGGAGGACCACCTCCGAAACAGGGACCGGCTGGCCAAGGAGTGGCAGGCGCTCTGTGCCTACCAAGCTGAGCCCAGCATCTGCTCCATTGCCCAGAGTGAAGCCAACCTGAAGAAGAACCGCAACCCCGACTATGTGCCCT ATGATCACGTACGAATCAAGCTGAAAGCCGAGAGCAACCCATCCCGCAGTGACTTCATCAATGCCAGTCCAATC ATTGAACATGACCCACGGATGCCAGCGTACATTGCCACACAGGGGCCGCTGTCCCACACCATTGCTGACTTCTGGCAG ATGGTGTGGGAACATGGCTGCACCGTCATTGTCATGCTGAGCCCCCTGGCCGAGGACAGTGTCAAGCAGTGTGACCGCTACTGGCCGGATGAAGGCTCCTCTCTTTACCACATTTATGAG GTGAACCTGGTATCAGAGCACATCTGGTGCGAGGATTTCCTGGTGCGCAGCTTCTACCTGAAAAATGTGCAGTCGCAGGAAACCCGCACCCTGACGCAGTTCCACTTCCTCAGCTGGCCGGCCGAGGGCATCCCCACCACCACCCGGCCCCTCCTTGACTTCCGCAG GAAGGTGAACAAGTGCTACCGGGGTCGCTCCTGCCCCATTATCGTGCACTGCAG TGATGGTGCAGGCAGGACTGGGACATACATCCTTGTTGACATGGTCCTGAACCGCATGGCCAAAG ggGTGAAGGAGATAGACATAGCTGCTACACTGGAGCACATCCGAGATCAGCGGCCTGGTATGGTGCAGACCAAG gaccAGTTTGAGTTTGCACTGACGGCTGTGGCCGAGGAAGTGAATGCCATCCTGAAGGCACTGCCGCAGTGA